In one Brienomyrus brachyistius isolate T26 chromosome 12, BBRACH_0.4, whole genome shotgun sequence genomic region, the following are encoded:
- the LOC125704817 gene encoding uncharacterized protein LOC125704817 isoform X3, with product MTAEKTDKDSGETNQMVTDEDDHLVTSDSAGQQHLTNDMTAEKTDKDSGETNQMVTDEDDHLVTSDSAGQQHLTNDMTAEKTDKDSGETNQMVTDEDDHLVTSDSAGQQHLTNDMTAEKTDKDSGETNQMVTDEDDHLVTSDSAGQQHLTNDMTAEKTNKDSGETNQMVTDEDDHLVTSDSAGQQSQYSDSEAGADECVPRLRRTRSIKMNEFVPEGSEELFDSLSESGEDYVPNSSEDSESSCSSLSASKSKQKSQDSASYEFNWKAPDSTTVDIEVSCSSEEMEDDDNMAVFTSKIREGGKHAVLVSAVKKKCGGGRAYNKRHYCLYCMQPYSKIARHLEQKHENEREVAKACSFPKGSKQRRMHLDFLRNKGNFAHNAAVIRTGEGQLVACKQPHNESRGDDYLHCAYCQGLFLRKILWRHVKLCKFCPKGTKSVQGKNRVQALCAFAEPAPSEVSKQLWKTLSGMQADEVTKALKNDSHIIKIGEHLLNKKGSSDAAQTWTRQTLRELGRLLVTAKKYTSLKTMEDFINPSKYLEVIKAVQITCGYQRETEKYKIPSLARKLGNSLVKLSKLVKAQALITGNEVLEKKATDFQEVHKEKWNELVSATAGRNAAEIKWNAPSLLPFTRDVQKLHAYLDKTLDECVCQLSSEASVKNWSALAKACLAEIILFNRRREGEVSRMPLSAFLSRDTSGHHDDLDWALSELEKTLCKHYSRIIIRGKRGRPVPVLLTPKMLQALELLVKNRESCGVLEENGYMFARPLAMTHIRGSDCLRRFSLACNASCPKALTSTKLRKHAATLSTILNMSNTEMDQLANFLGHDIRVHREFYRLPEKTLQLAKVSKVLMALEKGRIADFQGKNLDQINIDPNETIDELTEEEFMTEDEVDSELLNKGTSSGAIPPVQREMTIQKRQRTTVTTGTNPGPRIQTKKKWSQMEIQAVERHLMIFLQSGRVPGKADCDKCLKKEPEALKDRDWQSIKYYVHNRIVSNKRKLLSA from the exons ATGACAGCCGAGAAGACCGACAAGGATTCTGGCGAGACCAACCAAATGGTTACAGATGAAGATGACCATTTGGTAACTTCTGATTCAGCTGGACAACAG CATTTGACAAATGACATGACAGCCGAGAAGACCGACAAGGATTCTGGCGAGACCAACCAAATGGTTACAGATGAAGATGACCATTTGGTAACTTCTGATTCAGCTGGACAACAG CATTTGACAAATGACATGACAGCCGAGAAGACCGACAAGGATTCTGGCGAGACCAACCAAATGGTTACAGATGAAGATGACCATTTGGTAACTTCTGATTCAGCTGGACAACAG CATTTGACAAATGACATGACAGCCGAGAAGACCGACAAGGATTCTGGCGAGACCAACCAAATGGTTACAGATGAAGATGACCATTTGGTAACTTCTGATTCAGCTGGACAACAG CATTTGACAAATGACATGACAGCCGAGAAGACCAACAAGGATTCTGGCGAGACCAACCAAATGGTTACAGATGAAGATGACCATTTGGTAACTTCTGATTCAGCTGGACAACAG TCCCAGTACTCAGATAGTGAAGCTGGTGCTGATGAATGTGTACCCAGACTCAGAAGAACACGGAGTATAAAA ATGAATGAGTTCGTTCCTGAGGGTTCAGAGGAGCTCTTTGATTCCTTGTCAGAGAGTGGTGAGGACTATGTTCCCAACTCAAGTGAGGACAGTGAGAGCAGTTGCTCAAGTTTGTCAGCTTCCAAATCAAAACAGAAATCTCAAGACAGTGCCTCTTATGAGTTTAACTGGAAAGCTCCTGATAGTACTACAGTGGATATAGAAGTCAGCTGCAGTTCTGAGGAGATGGAAGATGATGACAATATGGCTGTTTTCACAAGTAAGATTAGGGAAGGAGGGAAACATGCTGTCCTGGTTTCTGCTGTAAAGAAGAAGTGTGGTGGAGGCAGAGCATACAATAAAAGACACTACTGCTTGTATTGCATGCAACCATACAGCAAAATTGCAAGACACCTTGAACAAAAACATGAGAATGAGAGAGAGGTAGCAAAGGCCTGTAGTTTTCCAAAGGGGTCAAAACAGAGGAGAATGCATTTAGATTTTCTCAGGAATAAAGGGAACTTTGCCCATAATGCAGCTGTTATTAGGACGGGTGAAGGACAGCTTGTTGCTTGCAAACAGCCACACAATGAAAGTAGAGGAGATGACTACTTGCACTGTGCATATTGCCAGGGATTATTTCTTCGAAAGATTTTATGGCGACATGTGAAACTGTGTAAATTTTGTCCTAAAGGCACTAAGTCAGTTCAGGGAAAAAATAGAGTGCAAGCACTTTGTGCTTTTGCAGAGCCTGCACCTTCTGAAGTCAGTAAACAATTATGGAAGACACTTAGTGGCATGCAAGCTGATGAAGTCACGAAAGCCCTGAAAAACGACAGTCACATAATTAAAATTGGGGAGCATttacttaacaaaaaaggatCGAGTGATGCAGCACAAACCTGGACTAGACAGACTTTGCGAGAACTTGGAAGACTCTTGGTTACTGCCAAAAAATATACATCGCTAAAAACAATGGAAGATTTTATTAATCCCTCAAAATATTTGGAAGTTATCAAAGCAGTTCAGATTACATGTGGATACCAAAGGGAAACCGAAAAATACAAAATCCCCTCTCTTGCCCGTAAACTTGGAAACAGCTTAGTGAAGCTGAGTAAACTCGTTAAAGCTCAAGCATTAATTACAGGTAATGAAGTACTGGAGAAGAAAGCCACAGACTTTCAAGAAGTCCACAAAGAGAAGTGGAATGAGCTGGTGTCTGCCACTGCTGGACGGAACGCTGCAGAAATAAAGTGGAATGCACCTTCGCTATTACCATTTACACGAGATGTGCAAAAACTGCATGCTTATTTGGACAAAACACTGGATGAGTGTGTCTGCCAGTTGTCATCTGAGGCTTCGGTCAAGAATTGGTCTGCTCTTGCTAAAGCATGCTTGGCTGAAATAATATTATTCAACAGGCGTAGGGAAGGAGAAGTTTCAAGAATGCCCTTGTCGGCATTTCTCTCCAGGGACACCTCTGGCCATCATGATGACTTAGACTGGGCTCTTTCAGAGCTTGAGAAAACCTTGTGCAAACATTACTCCAGGATTATCATCAGAGGGAAAAGGGGCCGGCCTGTTCCTGTATTGCTTACACCTAAAATGTTACAAGCATTGGAGTTGCTAGTGAAGAACAGGGAGTCTTGTGGAGTGCTAGAAGAGAATGGATATATGTTTGCTCGACCATTAGCCATGACCCACATCAGAGGGTCTGACTGTTTAAGGAGATTTTCTCTTGCTTGCAATGCTTCCTGTCCAAAGGCATTGACATCAACGAAGCTACGAAAGCATGCTGCAACACTGTCAACTATTCTAAACATGAGCAACACTGAAATGGATCAGCTTGCCAATTTTCTAGGCCATGATATAAGGGTCCATCGTGAATTTTACAGATTGCCAGAAAAAACACTGCAGCTGGCTAAAGTAAGCAAAGTGCTGATGGCACTTGAAAAGGGAAGGATAGCTGATTTTCAGGGAAAGAATTTGGACCAAATTAACATTGACCCAAACG AGACAATTGATGAGCTTACTGAGGAGGAATTCATGACTGAAGATGAAGTGGATTCCGAGCTGCTGAATAAAG GAACTTCGTCTGGAGCAATTCCTCCTGTGCAGAGAGAAATGACCATACAAAAGAGGCAAAGGACCACAGTGACAACTG GAACAAATCCTGGGCCAAGAATACAGACAAAGaaaaaatggagtcagatggaaATTCAGGCTGTTGAGAGACATCTGATGATATTCCTTCAATCCGGTCGGGTACCAGGGAAAGCAGACTGTGATAAATGTCTAAAGAAAGAACCAGAAGCTCTCAAAGATAGAGATTGGCAGAGTATCAAGTATTACGTTCATAACCGAATTGTTTCTAACAAAAGAAAACTACTGTCAGCTTAA
- the LOC125704817 gene encoding uncharacterized protein LOC125704817 isoform X8, with protein MTAEKTDKDSGETNQMVTDEDDHLVTSDSAGQQHLTNDMTAEKTDKDSGETNQMVTDEDDHLVTSDSAGQQHLTNDMTAEKTDKDSGETNQMVTDEDDHLVTSDSAGQQHLTNDMTAEKTNKDSGETNQMVTDEDDHLVTSDSAGQQSQYSDSEAGADECVPRLRRTRSIKMNEFVPEGSEELFDSLSESGEDYVPNSSEDSESSCSSLSASKSKQKSQDSASYEFNWKAPDSTTVDIEVSCSSEEMEDDDNMAVFTSKIREGGKHAVLVSAVKKKCGGGRAYNKRHYCLYCMQPYSKIARHLEQKHENEREVAKACSFPKGSKQRRMHLDFLRNKGNFAHNAAVIRTGEGQLVACKQPHNESRGDDYLHCAYCQGLFLRKILWRHVKLCKFCPKGTKSVQGKNRVQALCAFAEPAPSEVSKQLWKTLSGMQADEVTKALKNDSHIIKIGEHLLNKKGSSDAAQTWTRQTLRELGRLLVTAKKYTSLKTMEDFINPSKYLEVIKAVQITCGYQRETEKYKIPSLARKLGNSLVKLSKLVKAQALITGNEVLEKKATDFQEVHKEKWNELVSATAGRNAAEIKWNAPSLLPFTRDVQKLHAYLDKTLDECVCQLSSEASVKNWSALAKACLAEIILFNRRREGEVSRMPLSAFLSRDTSGHHDDLDWALSELEKTLCKHYSRIIIRGKRGRPVPVLLTPKMLQALELLVKNRESCGVLEENGYMFARPLAMTHIRGSDCLRRFSLACNASCPKALTSTKLRKHAATLSTILNMSNTEMDQLANFLGHDIRVHREFYRLPEKTLQLAKVSKVLMALEKGRIADFQGKNLDQINIDPNETIDELTEEEFMTEDEVDSELLNKGTSSGAIPPVQREMTIQKRQRTTVTTGTNPGPRIQTKKKWSQMEIQAVERHLMIFLQSGRVPGKADCDKCLKKEPEALKDRDWQSIKYYVHNRIVSNKRKLLSA; from the exons ATGACAGCCGAGAAGACCGACAAGGATTCTGGCGAGACCAACCAAATGGTTACAGATGAAGATGACCATTTGGTAACTTCTGATTCAGCTGGACAACAG CATTTGACAAATGACATGACAGCCGAGAAGACCGACAAGGATTCTGGCGAGACCAACCAAATGGTTACAGATGAAGATGACCATTTGGTAACTTCTGATTCAGCTGGACAACAG CATTTGACAAATGACATGACAGCCGAGAAGACCGACAAGGATTCTGGCGAGACCAACCAAATGGTTACAGATGAAGATGACCATTTGGTAACTTCTGATTCAGCTGGACAACAG CATTTGACAAATGACATGACAGCCGAGAAGACCAACAAGGATTCTGGCGAGACCAACCAAATGGTTACAGATGAAGATGACCATTTGGTAACTTCTGATTCAGCTGGACAACAG TCCCAGTACTCAGATAGTGAAGCTGGTGCTGATGAATGTGTACCCAGACTCAGAAGAACACGGAGTATAAAA ATGAATGAGTTCGTTCCTGAGGGTTCAGAGGAGCTCTTTGATTCCTTGTCAGAGAGTGGTGAGGACTATGTTCCCAACTCAAGTGAGGACAGTGAGAGCAGTTGCTCAAGTTTGTCAGCTTCCAAATCAAAACAGAAATCTCAAGACAGTGCCTCTTATGAGTTTAACTGGAAAGCTCCTGATAGTACTACAGTGGATATAGAAGTCAGCTGCAGTTCTGAGGAGATGGAAGATGATGACAATATGGCTGTTTTCACAAGTAAGATTAGGGAAGGAGGGAAACATGCTGTCCTGGTTTCTGCTGTAAAGAAGAAGTGTGGTGGAGGCAGAGCATACAATAAAAGACACTACTGCTTGTATTGCATGCAACCATACAGCAAAATTGCAAGACACCTTGAACAAAAACATGAGAATGAGAGAGAGGTAGCAAAGGCCTGTAGTTTTCCAAAGGGGTCAAAACAGAGGAGAATGCATTTAGATTTTCTCAGGAATAAAGGGAACTTTGCCCATAATGCAGCTGTTATTAGGACGGGTGAAGGACAGCTTGTTGCTTGCAAACAGCCACACAATGAAAGTAGAGGAGATGACTACTTGCACTGTGCATATTGCCAGGGATTATTTCTTCGAAAGATTTTATGGCGACATGTGAAACTGTGTAAATTTTGTCCTAAAGGCACTAAGTCAGTTCAGGGAAAAAATAGAGTGCAAGCACTTTGTGCTTTTGCAGAGCCTGCACCTTCTGAAGTCAGTAAACAATTATGGAAGACACTTAGTGGCATGCAAGCTGATGAAGTCACGAAAGCCCTGAAAAACGACAGTCACATAATTAAAATTGGGGAGCATttacttaacaaaaaaggatCGAGTGATGCAGCACAAACCTGGACTAGACAGACTTTGCGAGAACTTGGAAGACTCTTGGTTACTGCCAAAAAATATACATCGCTAAAAACAATGGAAGATTTTATTAATCCCTCAAAATATTTGGAAGTTATCAAAGCAGTTCAGATTACATGTGGATACCAAAGGGAAACCGAAAAATACAAAATCCCCTCTCTTGCCCGTAAACTTGGAAACAGCTTAGTGAAGCTGAGTAAACTCGTTAAAGCTCAAGCATTAATTACAGGTAATGAAGTACTGGAGAAGAAAGCCACAGACTTTCAAGAAGTCCACAAAGAGAAGTGGAATGAGCTGGTGTCTGCCACTGCTGGACGGAACGCTGCAGAAATAAAGTGGAATGCACCTTCGCTATTACCATTTACACGAGATGTGCAAAAACTGCATGCTTATTTGGACAAAACACTGGATGAGTGTGTCTGCCAGTTGTCATCTGAGGCTTCGGTCAAGAATTGGTCTGCTCTTGCTAAAGCATGCTTGGCTGAAATAATATTATTCAACAGGCGTAGGGAAGGAGAAGTTTCAAGAATGCCCTTGTCGGCATTTCTCTCCAGGGACACCTCTGGCCATCATGATGACTTAGACTGGGCTCTTTCAGAGCTTGAGAAAACCTTGTGCAAACATTACTCCAGGATTATCATCAGAGGGAAAAGGGGCCGGCCTGTTCCTGTATTGCTTACACCTAAAATGTTACAAGCATTGGAGTTGCTAGTGAAGAACAGGGAGTCTTGTGGAGTGCTAGAAGAGAATGGATATATGTTTGCTCGACCATTAGCCATGACCCACATCAGAGGGTCTGACTGTTTAAGGAGATTTTCTCTTGCTTGCAATGCTTCCTGTCCAAAGGCATTGACATCAACGAAGCTACGAAAGCATGCTGCAACACTGTCAACTATTCTAAACATGAGCAACACTGAAATGGATCAGCTTGCCAATTTTCTAGGCCATGATATAAGGGTCCATCGTGAATTTTACAGATTGCCAGAAAAAACACTGCAGCTGGCTAAAGTAAGCAAAGTGCTGATGGCACTTGAAAAGGGAAGGATAGCTGATTTTCAGGGAAAGAATTTGGACCAAATTAACATTGACCCAAACG AGACAATTGATGAGCTTACTGAGGAGGAATTCATGACTGAAGATGAAGTGGATTCCGAGCTGCTGAATAAAG GAACTTCGTCTGGAGCAATTCCTCCTGTGCAGAGAGAAATGACCATACAAAAGAGGCAAAGGACCACAGTGACAACTG GAACAAATCCTGGGCCAAGAATACAGACAAAGaaaaaatggagtcagatggaaATTCAGGCTGTTGAGAGACATCTGATGATATTCCTTCAATCCGGTCGGGTACCAGGGAAAGCAGACTGTGATAAATGTCTAAAGAAAGAACCAGAAGCTCTCAAAGATAGAGATTGGCAGAGTATCAAGTATTACGTTCATAACCGAATTGTTTCTAACAAAAGAAAACTACTGTCAGCTTAA
- the LOC125704817 gene encoding uncharacterized protein LOC125704817 isoform X12 — protein MTAEKTDKDSGETNQMVTDEDDHLVTSDSAGQQHLTNDMTAEKTDKDSGETNQMVTDEDDHLVTSDSAGQQHLTNDMTAEKTNKDSGETNQMVTDEDDHLVTSDSAGQQSQYSDSEAGADECVPRLRRTRSIKMNEFVPEGSEELFDSLSESGEDYVPNSSEDSESSCSSLSASKSKQKSQDSASYEFNWKAPDSTTVDIEVSCSSEEMEDDDNMAVFTSKIREGGKHAVLVSAVKKKCGGGRAYNKRHYCLYCMQPYSKIARHLEQKHENEREVAKACSFPKGSKQRRMHLDFLRNKGNFAHNAAVIRTGEGQLVACKQPHNESRGDDYLHCAYCQGLFLRKILWRHVKLCKFCPKGTKSVQGKNRVQALCAFAEPAPSEVSKQLWKTLSGMQADEVTKALKNDSHIIKIGEHLLNKKGSSDAAQTWTRQTLRELGRLLVTAKKYTSLKTMEDFINPSKYLEVIKAVQITCGYQRETEKYKIPSLARKLGNSLVKLSKLVKAQALITGNEVLEKKATDFQEVHKEKWNELVSATAGRNAAEIKWNAPSLLPFTRDVQKLHAYLDKTLDECVCQLSSEASVKNWSALAKACLAEIILFNRRREGEVSRMPLSAFLSRDTSGHHDDLDWALSELEKTLCKHYSRIIIRGKRGRPVPVLLTPKMLQALELLVKNRESCGVLEENGYMFARPLAMTHIRGSDCLRRFSLACNASCPKALTSTKLRKHAATLSTILNMSNTEMDQLANFLGHDIRVHREFYRLPEKTLQLAKVSKVLMALEKGRIADFQGKNLDQINIDPNETIDELTEEEFMTEDEVDSELLNKGTSSGAIPPVQREMTIQKRQRTTVTTGTNPGPRIQTKKKWSQMEIQAVERHLMIFLQSGRVPGKADCDKCLKKEPEALKDRDWQSIKYYVHNRIVSNKRKLLSA, from the exons ATGACAGCCGAGAAGACCGACAAGGATTCTGGCGAGACCAACCAAATGGTTACAGATGAAGATGACCATTTGGTAACTTCTGATTCAGCTGGACAACAG CATTTGACAAATGACATGACAGCCGAGAAGACCGACAAGGATTCTGGCGAGACCAACCAAATGGTTACAGATGAAGATGACCATTTGGTAACTTCTGATTCAGCTGGACAACAG CATTTGACAAATGACATGACAGCCGAGAAGACCAACAAGGATTCTGGCGAGACCAACCAAATGGTTACAGATGAAGATGACCATTTGGTAACTTCTGATTCAGCTGGACAACAG TCCCAGTACTCAGATAGTGAAGCTGGTGCTGATGAATGTGTACCCAGACTCAGAAGAACACGGAGTATAAAA ATGAATGAGTTCGTTCCTGAGGGTTCAGAGGAGCTCTTTGATTCCTTGTCAGAGAGTGGTGAGGACTATGTTCCCAACTCAAGTGAGGACAGTGAGAGCAGTTGCTCAAGTTTGTCAGCTTCCAAATCAAAACAGAAATCTCAAGACAGTGCCTCTTATGAGTTTAACTGGAAAGCTCCTGATAGTACTACAGTGGATATAGAAGTCAGCTGCAGTTCTGAGGAGATGGAAGATGATGACAATATGGCTGTTTTCACAAGTAAGATTAGGGAAGGAGGGAAACATGCTGTCCTGGTTTCTGCTGTAAAGAAGAAGTGTGGTGGAGGCAGAGCATACAATAAAAGACACTACTGCTTGTATTGCATGCAACCATACAGCAAAATTGCAAGACACCTTGAACAAAAACATGAGAATGAGAGAGAGGTAGCAAAGGCCTGTAGTTTTCCAAAGGGGTCAAAACAGAGGAGAATGCATTTAGATTTTCTCAGGAATAAAGGGAACTTTGCCCATAATGCAGCTGTTATTAGGACGGGTGAAGGACAGCTTGTTGCTTGCAAACAGCCACACAATGAAAGTAGAGGAGATGACTACTTGCACTGTGCATATTGCCAGGGATTATTTCTTCGAAAGATTTTATGGCGACATGTGAAACTGTGTAAATTTTGTCCTAAAGGCACTAAGTCAGTTCAGGGAAAAAATAGAGTGCAAGCACTTTGTGCTTTTGCAGAGCCTGCACCTTCTGAAGTCAGTAAACAATTATGGAAGACACTTAGTGGCATGCAAGCTGATGAAGTCACGAAAGCCCTGAAAAACGACAGTCACATAATTAAAATTGGGGAGCATttacttaacaaaaaaggatCGAGTGATGCAGCACAAACCTGGACTAGACAGACTTTGCGAGAACTTGGAAGACTCTTGGTTACTGCCAAAAAATATACATCGCTAAAAACAATGGAAGATTTTATTAATCCCTCAAAATATTTGGAAGTTATCAAAGCAGTTCAGATTACATGTGGATACCAAAGGGAAACCGAAAAATACAAAATCCCCTCTCTTGCCCGTAAACTTGGAAACAGCTTAGTGAAGCTGAGTAAACTCGTTAAAGCTCAAGCATTAATTACAGGTAATGAAGTACTGGAGAAGAAAGCCACAGACTTTCAAGAAGTCCACAAAGAGAAGTGGAATGAGCTGGTGTCTGCCACTGCTGGACGGAACGCTGCAGAAATAAAGTGGAATGCACCTTCGCTATTACCATTTACACGAGATGTGCAAAAACTGCATGCTTATTTGGACAAAACACTGGATGAGTGTGTCTGCCAGTTGTCATCTGAGGCTTCGGTCAAGAATTGGTCTGCTCTTGCTAAAGCATGCTTGGCTGAAATAATATTATTCAACAGGCGTAGGGAAGGAGAAGTTTCAAGAATGCCCTTGTCGGCATTTCTCTCCAGGGACACCTCTGGCCATCATGATGACTTAGACTGGGCTCTTTCAGAGCTTGAGAAAACCTTGTGCAAACATTACTCCAGGATTATCATCAGAGGGAAAAGGGGCCGGCCTGTTCCTGTATTGCTTACACCTAAAATGTTACAAGCATTGGAGTTGCTAGTGAAGAACAGGGAGTCTTGTGGAGTGCTAGAAGAGAATGGATATATGTTTGCTCGACCATTAGCCATGACCCACATCAGAGGGTCTGACTGTTTAAGGAGATTTTCTCTTGCTTGCAATGCTTCCTGTCCAAAGGCATTGACATCAACGAAGCTACGAAAGCATGCTGCAACACTGTCAACTATTCTAAACATGAGCAACACTGAAATGGATCAGCTTGCCAATTTTCTAGGCCATGATATAAGGGTCCATCGTGAATTTTACAGATTGCCAGAAAAAACACTGCAGCTGGCTAAAGTAAGCAAAGTGCTGATGGCACTTGAAAAGGGAAGGATAGCTGATTTTCAGGGAAAGAATTTGGACCAAATTAACATTGACCCAAACG AGACAATTGATGAGCTTACTGAGGAGGAATTCATGACTGAAGATGAAGTGGATTCCGAGCTGCTGAATAAAG GAACTTCGTCTGGAGCAATTCCTCCTGTGCAGAGAGAAATGACCATACAAAAGAGGCAAAGGACCACAGTGACAACTG GAACAAATCCTGGGCCAAGAATACAGACAAAGaaaaaatggagtcagatggaaATTCAGGCTGTTGAGAGACATCTGATGATATTCCTTCAATCCGGTCGGGTACCAGGGAAAGCAGACTGTGATAAATGTCTAAAGAAAGAACCAGAAGCTCTCAAAGATAGAGATTGGCAGAGTATCAAGTATTACGTTCATAACCGAATTGTTTCTAACAAAAGAAAACTACTGTCAGCTTAA
- the LOC125704817 gene encoding serine-aspartate repeat-containing protein C-like isoform X17 gives MTAEKTDKDSGETNQMVTDEDDHLVTSDSAGQQHLTNDMTAEKTDKDSGETNQMVTDEDDHLVTSDSAGQQHLTNDMTAEKTDKDSGETNQMVTDEDDHLVTSDSAGQQHLTNDMTAEKTDKDSGETNQMVTDEDDHLVTSDSAGQQHLTNDMTAEKTDKDSGETNQMVTDEDDHLVTSDSAGQQHLTNDMTAEKTNKDSGETNQMVTDEDDHLVTSDSAGQQSQYSDSEAGADECVPRLRRTRSIKRQLMSLLRRNS, from the exons ATGACAGCCGAGAAGACCGACAAGGATTCTGGCGAGACCAACCAAATGGTTACAGATGAAGATGACCATTTGGTAACTTCTGATTCAGCTGGACAACAG CATTTGACAAATGACATGACAGCCGAGAAGACCGACAAGGATTCTGGCGAGACCAACCAAATGGTTACAGATGAAGATGACCATTTGGTAACTTCTGATTCAGCTGGACAACAG CATTTGACAAATGACATGACAGCCGAGAAGACCGACAAGGATTCTGGCGAGACCAACCAAATGGTTACAGATGAAGATGACCATTTGGTAACTTCTGATTCAGCTGGACAACAG CATTTGACAAATGACATGACAGCCGAGAAGACCGACAAGGATTCTGGCGAGACCAACCAAATGGTTACAGATGAAGATGACCATTTGGTAACTTCTGATTCAGCTGGACAACAG CATTTGACAAATGACATGACAGCCGAGAAGACCGACAAGGATTCTGGCGAGACCAACCAAATGGTTACAGATGAAGATGACCATTTGGTAACTTCTGATTCAGCTGGACAACAG CATTTGACAAATGACATGACAGCCGAGAAGACCAACAAGGATTCTGGCGAGACCAACCAAATGGTTACAGATGAAGATGACCATTTGGTAACTTCTGATTCAGCTGGACAACAG TCCCAGTACTCAGATAGTGAAGCTGGTGCTGATGAATGTGTACCCAGACTCAGAAGAACACGGAGTATAAAA AGACAATTGATGAGCTTACTGAGGAGGAATTCATGA